In Carya illinoinensis cultivar Pawnee chromosome 6, C.illinoinensisPawnee_v1, whole genome shotgun sequence, a single genomic region encodes these proteins:
- the LOC122314066 gene encoding uracil-DNA glycosylase, mitochondrial isoform X2, translating to MASGSSRTLMDFFKPAAAAKRIKLSSSSPDSAVCKSVTAHCHSESESHIDHSSEDDTTLINGHQKARMEFNRLLAKAKLNLKICSQKVYKAKGEGDGDGDYLKLAELLVEETWLEALPGELQKPYFLNLCRFLETEMCSGIRVPIYPPRHLIFNALNSTPFDTVKAVVLGQDPYHGPGQAMGLSFSVPEGMKLPSSLLNIFKELHQDLGCSVPSHGNLQKWAVQGVLLLNAVLTVRKHQANSHSKKGWEQFTDAVIKTISQKKQGVIFLLWGNSAQEKSRLIDETKHHILKAAHPSGLSANRGFFGCRHFSRTNKLLEQMGVTSIDWQL from the exons ATGGCTTCGGGTTCGTCCAGAACCCTAATGGATTTCTTCAAACCAGCAGCAGCTGCTAAGCGCATCAAACTTTCATCCTCATCACCTGATTCAGCAGTCTGTAAATCAGTCACTGCGCATTGCCACTCCGAGTCCGAGTCTCACATCGACCACAGCTCCGAAGACGATACCACCCTAATCAATGGCCACCAAAAAGCCCGCATGGAATTCAACAGACTGCTAGCCAAAGCAAAGCTTAATCTCAAAATCTGTTCCCAGAAAGTCTACAAGGCCAAAG GTGAAGGTGACGGTGATGGTGATTATTTGAAATTGGCGGAACTGTTGGTGGAGGAGACGTGGTTGGAAGCTCTGCCGGGGGAACTTCAGAAGCCCTATTTCCTGAACCTCTGCAGGTTTCTGGAAACCGAGATGTGCTCTGGCATCCGTGTGCCCATATACCCGCCTCGCCACTTGATTTTTAATGCTCTCAACTCTACCCCTTTTGATACTGTCAAGGCTGTTGTTCTTGGACAGGATCCTTATCATGGACCCGGTCAAGCAATGGGCCTTTCATTCTCTGTTCCCGAAGGGATGAAGCTCCCTTCCAGCTTACTCAATATTTTTAAGGAACTGCACCAGGACCTCGGCTGTTCGGTCCCGTCGCATGGGAATCTACAGAAATGGGCTGTACAG GGTGTTCTACTGCTCAATGCTGTTCTCACCG TTAGGAAACACCAGGCTAATTCTCATTCAAAGAAAGGATGGGAGCAATTTACTGATGCCGTTATTAAAACAATTTCACAAAAGAAGCAAGGAGTCATTTTTCTCCTTTGGGGGAACTCTGCTCAAGAGAAATCCAG GTTGATTGATGAGACTAAGCATCACATTCTCAAAGCAGCACACCCTTCTGGTTTGTCAGCAAACAGAGGCTTTTTTGGATGCAG GCATTTTTCTCGCACAAACAAGCTTTTGGAGCAAATGGGTGTTACCTCTATAGATTGGCAACTTTGA
- the LOC122314066 gene encoding uracil-DNA glycosylase, mitochondrial isoform X1 produces MASGSSRTLMDFFKPAAAAKRIKLSSSSPDSAVCKSVTAHCHSESESHIDHSSEDDTTLINGHQKARMEFNRLLAKAKLNLKICSQKVYKAKAGEGDGDGDYLKLAELLVEETWLEALPGELQKPYFLNLCRFLETEMCSGIRVPIYPPRHLIFNALNSTPFDTVKAVVLGQDPYHGPGQAMGLSFSVPEGMKLPSSLLNIFKELHQDLGCSVPSHGNLQKWAVQGVLLLNAVLTVRKHQANSHSKKGWEQFTDAVIKTISQKKQGVIFLLWGNSAQEKSRLIDETKHHILKAAHPSGLSANRGFFGCRHFSRTNKLLEQMGVTSIDWQL; encoded by the exons ATGGCTTCGGGTTCGTCCAGAACCCTAATGGATTTCTTCAAACCAGCAGCAGCTGCTAAGCGCATCAAACTTTCATCCTCATCACCTGATTCAGCAGTCTGTAAATCAGTCACTGCGCATTGCCACTCCGAGTCCGAGTCTCACATCGACCACAGCTCCGAAGACGATACCACCCTAATCAATGGCCACCAAAAAGCCCGCATGGAATTCAACAGACTGCTAGCCAAAGCAAAGCTTAATCTCAAAATCTGTTCCCAGAAAGTCTACAAGGCCAAAG CAGGTGAAGGTGACGGTGATGGTGATTATTTGAAATTGGCGGAACTGTTGGTGGAGGAGACGTGGTTGGAAGCTCTGCCGGGGGAACTTCAGAAGCCCTATTTCCTGAACCTCTGCAGGTTTCTGGAAACCGAGATGTGCTCTGGCATCCGTGTGCCCATATACCCGCCTCGCCACTTGATTTTTAATGCTCTCAACTCTACCCCTTTTGATACTGTCAAGGCTGTTGTTCTTGGACAGGATCCTTATCATGGACCCGGTCAAGCAATGGGCCTTTCATTCTCTGTTCCCGAAGGGATGAAGCTCCCTTCCAGCTTACTCAATATTTTTAAGGAACTGCACCAGGACCTCGGCTGTTCGGTCCCGTCGCATGGGAATCTACAGAAATGGGCTGTACAG GGTGTTCTACTGCTCAATGCTGTTCTCACCG TTAGGAAACACCAGGCTAATTCTCATTCAAAGAAAGGATGGGAGCAATTTACTGATGCCGTTATTAAAACAATTTCACAAAAGAAGCAAGGAGTCATTTTTCTCCTTTGGGGGAACTCTGCTCAAGAGAAATCCAG GTTGATTGATGAGACTAAGCATCACATTCTCAAAGCAGCACACCCTTCTGGTTTGTCAGCAAACAGAGGCTTTTTTGGATGCAG GCATTTTTCTCGCACAAACAAGCTTTTGGAGCAAATGGGTGTTACCTCTATAGATTGGCAACTTTGA